A stretch of the Flavobacterium aquiphilum genome encodes the following:
- a CDS encoding DinB family protein, with amino-acid sequence MQDTFEVARTARRMLNSYFENYSLEQLNKIPEGFNNSLFWNIAHVVVTQQLLVYKLSGLPMAVSDELVEKYRKGTKPEQDATQEEVDLIKSLVFNTVDQLEADYNNGVFKNYQEYPTSTGFILKSAKGAIDFNNFHEGLHLGVLMSIRKYV; translated from the coding sequence ATGCAAGATACATTTGAAGTTGCCAGAACAGCAAGAAGGATGCTGAATTCTTATTTTGAAAATTACTCATTGGAACAATTGAATAAAATTCCGGAAGGATTCAACAACAGTTTATTTTGGAATATTGCGCACGTCGTGGTGACACAACAATTATTGGTTTATAAATTATCAGGTTTGCCAATGGCAGTCTCTGATGAATTGGTTGAAAAATACCGTAAAGGAACCAAACCAGAACAAGATGCTACCCAAGAAGAAGTAGATTTGATAAAATCATTAGTGTTCAATACTGTTGATCAATTAGAAGCTGACTATAATAATGGTGTTTTCAAGAACTATCAGGAATATCCAACTTCTACAGGATTTATTTTGAAAAGTGCAAAAGGAGCCATTGATTTCAACAATTTTCACGAAGGATTACACCTTGGGGTATTGATGAGTATTAGAAAATATGTTTAG
- a CDS encoding T9SS type A sorting domain-containing protein translates to MRKRLKYLLLLFVLQFSFAQTNLSWQGYFSYTQIKALSESPTTIYAASENALFSKNSNTNILKTTTTIDGLSGEVITALYYSPTFNKTIIGYQNGLLIVVNEADGSMLKVVDIINKNLPANIKRINNFMEFGGVLYLSTDFGIVQFNLATSKFGDTYFIGDNGTEIKVSQTAIYNGFIYAATSSGIRKGDLANPNLIDFKQWQIINSGEWTGIVSFGTELYSLNTAGYVHKYDSGSNVFNSFLQLGEAATNFRSTSDYLIITTANSVSIYNKQMVLQRQINRNQIPDINSTFSSATIIKDSIYIGTTENGLLTTLLSAASTFENITPNGPSRNTIFALQVTPTQLWTVYGDYDIFYNPYPLDDFGISKFSTSGWLNIPYSQVRGAKSISRIMINPINEKEVYASSFFSGLLKIEQDIPTILYNQTNSSLESLTISPPDPNYIDVRINGTAFDKSGNLWITNCRVVNGLKMLSSNGQWKSYAMDKILSVPSENDFGKMVIDKYGTKWMATSKNGVIGFNESSNAFKKITFGENQGNLPIQDVRTVAVDNKNQLWIGTTKGLRVLSNVSDFQTESQLTTESIIIMEDNLAQELLYEQFISDIEVDGANNKWIGTADAGVFLLSPNGQETKYHFTTDNSPLPSNVINDISINSNTGEVFIATAKGLISFKGIATSANQNLNNVYVYPNPVRPEYQGTVKINGLLDKANVKITDVAGNLVFEAKSEGGTIEWDTSAFGKYKVASGVYMIFVSAQDGTETKVKKVMIIR, encoded by the coding sequence ATGCGAAAAAGGCTTAAATATCTGTTATTACTATTTGTGCTGCAATTCAGTTTTGCACAAACTAATTTGTCTTGGCAGGGATATTTTTCTTATACCCAAATAAAAGCTCTTTCCGAATCGCCAACAACTATCTATGCTGCTTCCGAAAATGCTTTGTTTTCCAAAAACAGTAATACAAACATTTTAAAGACCACTACTACAATCGATGGGCTTTCAGGGGAAGTCATAACGGCGCTTTATTACAGTCCAACTTTTAATAAAACGATTATTGGTTATCAAAACGGACTATTAATTGTTGTGAACGAGGCCGATGGTTCTATGCTTAAAGTGGTTGATATCATCAATAAAAATTTACCTGCCAATATAAAACGAATCAATAATTTTATGGAGTTTGGAGGTGTTTTGTATCTCTCAACCGATTTTGGGATTGTTCAGTTTAATTTGGCTACTTCCAAGTTTGGAGACACCTATTTTATTGGCGACAATGGAACCGAAATCAAAGTTAGTCAAACAGCCATTTACAATGGGTTCATTTATGCCGCCACTTCAAGCGGAATTAGAAAAGGAGATTTAGCCAATCCTAATTTAATTGATTTCAAACAATGGCAGATTATTAATTCAGGAGAATGGACAGGAATTGTGTCATTTGGTACCGAATTATATTCCTTAAATACAGCAGGTTACGTTCACAAATACGATTCGGGTTCCAATGTATTTAACTCCTTTTTGCAATTGGGCGAGGCAGCTACAAACTTTCGTTCCACCTCTGATTATTTGATTATAACGACAGCCAATTCAGTTTCTATTTACAATAAACAGATGGTCTTGCAGCGTCAGATAAACAGAAATCAAATACCTGATATCAATTCAACGTTTAGCAGTGCTACGATAATAAAAGATTCGATTTATATTGGCACAACCGAAAACGGTTTGCTTACCACTTTACTTTCTGCTGCTTCAACTTTTGAAAATATAACGCCAAACGGGCCTTCACGAAATACTATTTTCGCGCTGCAAGTTACTCCTACACAACTTTGGACAGTTTATGGTGATTATGATATTTTTTATAATCCGTATCCGTTGGATGATTTTGGGATAAGTAAATTTTCCACTTCAGGGTGGCTTAATATTCCTTATAGCCAAGTTCGAGGAGCCAAATCAATATCCCGGATTATGATTAATCCAATCAATGAAAAAGAAGTTTATGCGAGTTCTTTTTTCTCAGGTTTATTAAAAATAGAGCAGGATATTCCAACGATTTTATACAATCAAACCAACAGTAGTTTGGAGTCATTAACTATCAGTCCGCCCGATCCCAATTATATAGATGTCAGGATTAACGGAACTGCATTTGATAAATCAGGAAATTTATGGATTACCAATTGCAGGGTTGTAAATGGTTTGAAAATGTTAAGTTCTAATGGGCAATGGAAAAGTTACGCGATGGATAAAATTCTTTCGGTACCATCAGAAAATGATTTTGGTAAAATGGTTATCGATAAGTATGGTACTAAATGGATGGCAACCAGCAAAAATGGTGTAATAGGATTCAACGAAAGCAGTAATGCCTTTAAAAAAATTACTTTTGGAGAAAATCAGGGGAATTTACCCATTCAAGATGTTAGGACGGTTGCGGTAGATAATAAGAATCAGCTTTGGATAGGAACAACTAAAGGGTTACGGGTTTTGTCCAATGTAAGTGATTTCCAGACCGAGAGCCAGTTGACTACTGAAAGCATTATTATTATGGAAGATAATCTGGCGCAGGAATTACTTTATGAGCAGTTTATAAGTGATATCGAAGTGGATGGTGCTAATAATAAATGGATTGGAACTGCAGATGCCGGTGTATTTCTGCTTTCTCCAAACGGTCAGGAAACCAAGTATCATTTTACGACCGATAATTCGCCGCTACCGAGCAATGTGATAAATGACATTAGTATTAATAGTAATACCGGAGAAGTTTTTATAGCAACCGCCAAAGGTTTGATTTCTTTCAAAGGAATTGCTACTTCAGCCAATCAAAATCTGAATAATGTATATGTGTATCCCAATCCTGTTCGTCCGGAATATCAAGGCACGGTAAAAATAAACGGCTTGCTCGATAAAGCCAATGTAAAAATAACCGATGTAGCTGGAAATTTGGTCTTTGAAGCTAAATCCGAAGGAGGAACTATAGAATGGGACACCTCCGCTTTCGGGAAATATAAAGTAGCATCAGGAGTGTATATGATTTTTGTTTCGGCTCAGGATGGGACTGAGACCAAAGTCAAAAAAGTGATGATTATTCGTTAA
- the gdhA gene encoding NADP-specific glutamate dehydrogenase yields the protein MSQSITNFIESVAKKNPNEPEFLQAVTEVAETVIPFIEENKKYQNKMILERMVESDRIIMFRVVWVDDKGETQVNRGYRIQMNSAIGPYKGGIRFHPSVNLSILKFLAFEQTFKNSLTTLPMGGGKGGADFDPKGKSDNEVMRFCQSFMTELSKHIGADTDVPAGDIGVGAREVGYMFGQYKRLVNEFTGVLTGKGISFGGSLIRPEATGYGDVYFAQSMLATKGESFEGKTVVISGSGNVAQYAAEKVIQLGGKVVTMSDSAGYIYDADGIDADKLAHIMQIKNELRGRISDYVAKYPNAKYVADKRPWEVKCDVALPCATQNELNEEEAKTLIANGCICVAEGANMPSTPEAIHVFQKAKILFAPGKASNAGGVATSGLEMSQNSLRLSWTSEEVDERLKMIMKDIHASCVKYGADETGYVDYVRGANIAGFVKVADAMLAQGVV from the coding sequence ATGTCACAAAGTATTACAAATTTTATAGAATCAGTTGCCAAAAAAAATCCGAACGAACCGGAATTTCTTCAAGCGGTTACTGAAGTTGCCGAAACAGTAATTCCTTTTATTGAAGAAAATAAAAAATACCAAAACAAAATGATTTTGGAAAGAATGGTAGAGTCAGATCGTATCATTATGTTCCGCGTTGTTTGGGTAGATGATAAAGGGGAGACGCAAGTGAACAGAGGATATCGTATTCAGATGAATTCGGCTATCGGGCCATACAAAGGGGGAATTCGTTTCCATCCTTCAGTAAATTTGAGCATTTTGAAGTTCTTGGCTTTTGAACAAACTTTCAAAAACAGTTTGACTACATTGCCTATGGGTGGTGGAAAAGGAGGAGCTGATTTTGATCCAAAAGGAAAATCAGATAATGAAGTAATGCGTTTTTGCCAATCCTTTATGACAGAATTATCAAAACATATTGGTGCAGATACTGACGTTCCAGCTGGGGATATTGGTGTAGGTGCCAGAGAAGTTGGATACATGTTTGGTCAATACAAAAGATTGGTAAATGAATTTACCGGGGTTTTAACCGGAAAAGGAATTTCTTTTGGTGGATCATTAATACGTCCGGAAGCTACAGGATACGGAGATGTATATTTTGCACAAAGTATGTTGGCTACCAAAGGAGAAAGCTTTGAAGGAAAAACAGTAGTGATCTCCGGTTCTGGAAATGTAGCTCAATATGCAGCCGAAAAAGTAATCCAATTGGGTGGAAAAGTAGTAACTATGTCGGATTCTGCTGGATATATCTATGATGCCGATGGTATAGATGCCGATAAGTTGGCTCACATAATGCAAATTAAAAATGAACTGAGAGGAAGAATCAGCGATTATGTTGCAAAATATCCAAATGCAAAATATGTGGCCGATAAACGTCCTTGGGAAGTAAAATGTGATGTTGCTTTGCCTTGTGCAACTCAAAATGAATTGAACGAAGAAGAGGCCAAAACACTTATTGCCAATGGTTGTATCTGTGTTGCCGAAGGTGCAAATATGCCTTCTACGCCAGAAGCTATTCATGTTTTCCAAAAAGCCAAAATTTTATTTGCTCCTGGAAAAGCTTCAAATGCTGGTGGAGTAGCAACTTCAGGGCTTGAGATGTCACAAAACTCATTGCGTTTGAGCTGGACTTCGGAAGAAGTGGACGAAAGATTAAAAATGATCATGAAAGACATTCACGCTTCATGTGTGAAATATGGTGCCGATGAAACTGGTTATGTTGACTATGTAAGAGGTGCTAATATCGCTGGATTTGTAAAAGTTGCCGATGCAATGCTTGCTCAAGGAGTGGTATAA
- a CDS encoding ATP-binding protein, whose translation MPFQTLKSFLIQSLRFVENEEEPVLYNFENSFSEALGRQTTHEESVILLLALVPNILPHFFDEIIKEVYPDGGELPELGGIRLDNHRGMLPTGETVQYILAREDINYRLEIQQLFAPAHWFSKENILFLEDVKEGEPIMSGRIILPSEIVHLLFFGEKLKPKFGTNFPAQEITTQMEWNDLVVNENTQDHINQIKLWLKHQEQLRHDWGMAKQIAPGYRSLFYGPSGTGKTLTATLLGKEFKKEVYRISLSQVVSKYIGETEKNLEKIFVQAENKNWILLFDEADALFGKRTQTKSSNDKYANQEVSYLLQRVENFNGLVILTSNFKNNIDDAFLRRFNSVIPFSKPTAEERLKLWENCMPKKTKLKDQNILDIVAKNYELNGAQIVSATAFACLQTLDANTTVIDSQYILKGIELEYSKEEKLFIASTLVSKTG comes from the coding sequence GTGCCATTTCAAACATTAAAATCCTTTCTCATTCAGTCGCTTCGTTTTGTCGAAAACGAAGAAGAACCTGTGCTTTATAACTTCGAGAATTCCTTTTCGGAAGCTTTAGGAAGGCAGACAACCCATGAAGAATCGGTTATCCTACTTTTGGCATTAGTCCCAAACATTCTGCCCCATTTTTTTGATGAAATCATAAAAGAAGTCTATCCCGATGGAGGGGAATTACCAGAACTGGGCGGAATCCGGTTGGACAATCACAGGGGAATGCTTCCTACAGGTGAAACAGTACAATATATTTTGGCAAGGGAGGATATTAATTATCGATTGGAAATACAGCAACTGTTTGCACCGGCGCATTGGTTTTCGAAAGAAAATATTTTATTCCTGGAAGACGTAAAAGAAGGCGAGCCTATAATGAGCGGCCGCATTATTTTACCTTCTGAAATAGTTCATCTTTTATTTTTTGGCGAAAAATTAAAACCAAAATTCGGAACCAACTTTCCAGCTCAGGAAATCACCACCCAAATGGAATGGAATGATTTGGTTGTAAATGAAAATACGCAAGACCATATCAATCAAATCAAACTTTGGTTGAAACATCAAGAGCAATTACGCCACGACTGGGGAATGGCCAAACAAATTGCACCCGGTTATCGAAGCCTTTTTTACGGTCCGTCAGGTACTGGAAAAACGCTTACAGCTACTCTGCTGGGAAAAGAATTCAAAAAAGAAGTTTACCGCATCAGTCTATCACAAGTTGTCTCTAAATACATTGGTGAAACCGAAAAAAATCTAGAAAAAATATTCGTACAAGCCGAAAATAAAAACTGGATTCTCCTTTTTGATGAAGCCGATGCTCTTTTTGGGAAACGAACTCAAACCAAATCTTCAAATGATAAATACGCCAATCAAGAAGTGAGCTATTTATTGCAAAGGGTAGAAAATTTTAATGGGTTGGTTATCCTCACCTCCAATTTTAAAAACAATATCGATGATGCTTTTTTAAGAAGATTCAATTCTGTTATCCCGTTTAGCAAACCAACAGCTGAAGAACGTTTGAAATTATGGGAAAACTGTATGCCTAAAAAAACGAAACTCAAAGATCAAAACATTCTTGATATAGTCGCCAAAAATTATGAGCTCAATGGCGCACAAATAGTTTCCGCAACGGCTTTTGCCTGCTTACAGACACTTGATGCCAACACTACAGTAATCGATTCTCAATACATTTTGAAAGGAATAGAACTGGAATACAGCAAAGAAGAAAAACTTTTTATTGCTTCAACTTTAGTTTCCAAAACGGGGTGA
- a CDS encoding THC0290_0291 family protein, with protein sequence MAKFKIFTIFLLIITPLFSFSQVAHEIGVITGRIEFRSDYGQRNDIETNIDNMGFGISVFDYMGFSYYDNLNEYFKEHFKIRSEISYNESKLQHYGDWVEKNSFTSKQLQAMRGSTQLFSAGFQLEYSFKNIHDFEREIGSWAPYVAIGPQFSYYNAKAWSTMGDIGTPLTTPVKYLVPSDGHPNGYSNESKTVFSAALNMGIRYKLTSLSDLVLDTRVQYFASDWVDGLNPNKDLYKENKSNDWLTFVGVGYILYLNN encoded by the coding sequence ATGGCCAAATTTAAAATTTTTACAATATTTTTATTAATAATAACGCCCCTTTTTTCCTTTTCACAAGTTGCACATGAAATTGGCGTCATAACCGGTAGAATTGAATTTCGATCTGATTATGGACAACGAAATGACATAGAAACGAATATTGACAATATGGGATTCGGAATTTCAGTTTTCGATTATATGGGGTTTTCTTATTATGACAATTTGAATGAATATTTCAAAGAGCATTTCAAAATAAGATCTGAAATATCCTATAACGAATCTAAATTACAACACTACGGTGATTGGGTTGAAAAAAACAGTTTTACATCCAAACAACTCCAAGCGATGAGAGGTTCTACACAATTGTTTAGTGCAGGCTTTCAACTCGAATATAGTTTCAAAAACATCCACGATTTTGAAAGAGAGATTGGTAGTTGGGCACCTTATGTTGCAATAGGGCCACAATTCAGCTATTATAACGCCAAAGCGTGGTCCACTATGGGAGACATAGGTACTCCTCTTACCACTCCTGTAAAATATTTAGTCCCTTCTGATGGACATCCTAACGGGTATTCGAATGAAAGTAAGACCGTGTTTTCGGCAGCTCTAAATATGGGTATTCGCTACAAATTAACATCATTATCTGATCTTGTTTTGGATACTAGAGTGCAATATTTTGCTTCTGATTGGGTTGATGGCCTTAATCCCAATAAAGATTTATACAAAGAAAATAAAAGCAATGACTGGCTCACTTTTGTCGGTGTAGGTTATATTCTTTATTTAAATAACTAA
- a CDS encoding arsenate reductase family protein, translating into MNKIYYLASCDTCRKIIKSLPEGHNLAFHDIKQNPISVEELEEMHKLSGSYEALFSRKAQLYKSMDLKNKSLTEDDYKKYILEHYTFLSRPVFIIDDKIYIGNSQKNVQEVLKVLG; encoded by the coding sequence ATGAACAAAATATACTATCTCGCTTCGTGCGATACTTGCCGAAAAATAATAAAATCACTACCTGAAGGTCATAATTTAGCGTTTCATGACATTAAGCAAAATCCTATCAGCGTTGAAGAACTCGAAGAAATGCATAAACTTTCGGGAAGTTACGAAGCTCTTTTCAGCAGAAAAGCGCAATTGTACAAATCGATGGATTTAAAGAACAAATCCCTTACCGAAGACGATTATAAAAAATATATTTTGGAGCATTATACGTTCTTGAGCCGTCCGGTTTTTATTATTGATGATAAAATATACATCGGCAATTCACAGAAAAATGTTCAGGAGGTATTGAAGGTATTAGGCTAA
- a CDS encoding PQQ-binding-like beta-propeller repeat protein, producing MEKLKFLMLLFLFVSISVFAQRNYDEVIKTDGTIQDLVQNEITGVIVFKGNGKISGINAETKKIVWTLTKEDYGNATTMELLGDADLDKMFKEKKALKSVPNSPYVEAYVNSKFIIINTDTGKIVYNSSKESFWVVQSDFLPETNEYLLTLRDKGNMNIALIDMNTGSIKWNTPVDKSKSLFSLSLKASINKAQVNGATIYYLLYGKLYSFDRESGKLNWKAEEEYTKFFPTQNDKNIVVINSAGTFSTKEYINVLSTDTGKSIWKESIKTKYVVYLEDWGTKLLIAHFGGFNFFDLKTGEKIWKKDARGDGLKKVIPIDKDFLYVAENEMMLINKDGEKLWKNFIEIADDKEDPIFYLGKVGEKVMYLTGTYGNMVDYKTGKKLWKRNIKFDKDRPVLPTYDEATNSYLVYNDEKLYKFNPTIDDKPEPFAEVNIKREKELNSIEMFPWGVALSGPVEVMGVALDGSVKYHLTYNQPGETGRQFLKGGAMVASFALGATSVAKGIEGSEWTMTTRDANGNETTSVVKEKDKAKLNQSAAAAAGAGAMAMVAEKFGSRFNAMKQNKDFSYIFAKTETGEKMLVKVRKSDGVEVDKLIFKNNHPVYEIDPATQNIFYVLDDSIEIFNKK from the coding sequence ATGGAAAAATTGAAATTTTTAATGCTGCTGTTTCTATTTGTCAGCATATCGGTATTTGCCCAGAGAAATTACGATGAGGTAATTAAAACGGATGGTACCATTCAAGATTTAGTGCAAAACGAGATTACAGGAGTTATTGTCTTTAAAGGAAATGGTAAAATCAGCGGAATTAATGCTGAAACCAAAAAAATTGTATGGACATTAACCAAAGAGGATTATGGCAATGCCACTACAATGGAGCTTTTGGGAGATGCTGATTTAGACAAGATGTTCAAAGAAAAAAAAGCGCTAAAAAGTGTCCCAAACAGTCCTTATGTTGAGGCTTATGTTAATTCTAAATTCATAATAATTAATACCGATACGGGGAAAATAGTTTACAATTCTTCTAAAGAGTCTTTTTGGGTTGTACAATCGGATTTTCTTCCCGAAACCAATGAATATTTGCTTACATTGAGAGACAAAGGGAATATGAATATTGCTTTAATTGATATGAATACCGGAAGCATCAAATGGAATACTCCTGTGGATAAATCAAAATCTTTGTTTAGTTTATCGCTAAAAGCAAGTATAAATAAAGCTCAGGTAAACGGTGCCACGATTTATTATTTACTTTATGGAAAGCTATATTCCTTCGATAGAGAATCCGGAAAATTAAATTGGAAAGCCGAGGAAGAGTATACAAAATTTTTCCCAACCCAAAACGATAAAAACATTGTTGTGATTAATTCAGCGGGTACTTTTTCTACAAAAGAATATATAAATGTTTTGAGTACAGATACAGGAAAAAGCATCTGGAAAGAGTCAATAAAAACAAAATATGTGGTTTATCTTGAAGATTGGGGAACCAAATTGTTGATTGCTCATTTCGGCGGTTTTAATTTTTTCGACCTAAAAACAGGAGAAAAAATTTGGAAAAAAGATGCTCGTGGTGATGGATTGAAAAAAGTAATTCCTATCGATAAAGACTTTTTGTATGTAGCAGAAAATGAAATGATGTTAATCAATAAAGACGGAGAAAAACTTTGGAAAAACTTTATTGAAATTGCTGATGACAAAGAAGATCCTATTTTTTACTTAGGAAAAGTTGGAGAAAAGGTAATGTATCTTACAGGAACTTATGGTAATATGGTAGATTACAAAACGGGTAAAAAATTATGGAAACGCAATATCAAGTTTGATAAAGATCGTCCCGTTTTGCCAACTTATGATGAGGCAACAAATTCATACTTAGTATATAATGACGAAAAATTATATAAATTCAATCCTACAATTGATGATAAACCAGAGCCATTTGCAGAAGTGAATATCAAAAGAGAGAAAGAATTAAACAGTATCGAAATGTTTCCTTGGGGAGTTGCCCTTTCCGGGCCGGTTGAGGTAATGGGAGTTGCCCTTGACGGTTCCGTAAAATACCATCTTACTTATAACCAACCGGGAGAAACGGGAAGACAGTTTTTAAAAGGTGGTGCAATGGTAGCTAGTTTTGCTTTAGGAGCCACTTCAGTTGCAAAAGGAATTGAAGGTTCTGAATGGACTATGACAACTCGTGACGCTAATGGTAATGAAACGACATCTGTTGTAAAAGAAAAAGACAAGGCAAAACTAAATCAGTCTGCTGCGGCCGCTGCGGGAGCTGGTGCAATGGCAATGGTGGCTGAAAAATTCGGTTCTCGTTTTAATGCAATGAAACAAAACAAAGATTTTTCATATATTTTTGCAAAAACAGAGACAGGCGAAAAAATGCTTGTGAAAGTTAGAAAATCAGATGGTGTTGAGGTTGATAAATTAATCTTTAAAAACAATCATCCCGTTTACGAAATTGATCCGGCGACACAAAACATTTTTTATGTGCTCGATGATTCAATAGAAATTTTTAATAAAAAATAA
- the recO gene encoding DNA repair protein RecO: MLVKTKAIVISTLKFQEKSLIVKCFTLSNGLKSYFVRDAFSSRKASQKAAYFQPLTIIEIEAVHKNKGTLENFKEVKVASPFHSIQSDIFKSTIVLFLSEILHHSIHEEEKNEPLFTFLETALHWLDQHDEISNFHLILMLETTKYLGFYPDTSDMDMPFFEMIEGVFTPFHGVSSLTEHETHLFKKLIQLKLDNDQKVFHVIERQLLLKILIDYYSFHLDGFKRPKSLDVLKEVFS, from the coding sequence TTGTTAGTCAAAACAAAAGCCATCGTAATTTCGACATTAAAATTTCAGGAAAAAAGCCTGATTGTAAAATGTTTTACATTATCCAACGGATTGAAATCGTATTTTGTCCGTGATGCTTTTTCGTCCCGAAAGGCAAGCCAAAAAGCGGCTTATTTTCAGCCTTTGACTATCATCGAAATTGAAGCTGTCCATAAAAACAAAGGGACTTTGGAAAATTTCAAAGAGGTAAAAGTAGCGTCCCCTTTTCATTCGATACAATCGGATATTTTCAAAAGTACTATTGTTCTGTTTCTTTCCGAAATTCTCCACCATTCGATACATGAGGAAGAGAAAAACGAACCCTTGTTTACTTTTCTCGAAACCGCTTTGCATTGGCTTGACCAACATGACGAAATTTCAAATTTTCATTTAATTCTGATGTTAGAAACCACAAAATATCTTGGTTTTTACCCCGATACTTCGGATATGGATATGCCTTTTTTTGAAATGATTGAAGGCGTTTTTACTCCTTTTCACGGCGTTAGTTCTTTGACAGAACACGAAACTCATTTGTTCAAAAAGTTAATTCAGTTAAAATTGGATAATGACCAAAAAGTCTTTCATGTCATTGAAAGACAATTACTCCTGAAAATTTTAATTGATTATTATAGTTTTCACCTCGACGGATTCAAGAGGCCAAAATCACTGGATGTTTTGAAGGAAGTTTTTTCTTAA